Proteins from one Hemibagrus wyckioides isolate EC202008001 linkage group LG16, SWU_Hwy_1.0, whole genome shotgun sequence genomic window:
- the gdpd5a gene encoding glycerophosphodiester phosphodiesterase domain-containing protein 5 isoform X1 yields MVKHQPLQVYERQLCLSCLTGIYGCRWKRYQRSHDDSSKWECSWFLILCSSFLLLLVWFYFWWEAHNDYNEFNWLLYNRSGEWSDGTIPILATTLVGFSYTAFLMILGLCHIALGQQLNLYWIHKIGVLAVLLTTITGVVSIDDIWRDEWDIILISLQYPMWWFYVCIQSTGPFLHVGAVAAMTALGWIVAGLVVRGERTRFQMLLLLLYVCVLLALYLTPLTISSPCIMDRSDLKPRPSIIGRRGAPMLAPENTIMSFNKALQQRVSGFEADVTISADGIAFLMRDRTLRRTTDVARVFPQRQHDDASLFTWSEIRSLNAGLWFLRDDPYWMTQLMSVKERGRAANQTVCSLVELLRLAVKTNRSVMFSLRRPPPQHPRHEVWISDALKAVQRSGIQSEQVMWMADWYRKKVRSAVPLLEQMVEEEEVSAEEFKERGIRTVSIHYSQATQTEISRRLRDRNVSMNVYPVNEPWLYSVLWCSGVQSVSSDAPHILRKVPQPIWLMSPDVYCVIWIMADLISAAVIIGIFILQKWRMSGMRSYNPEQIMLSAVVRRPSRDVNIMKEKLIFSEINNGVSSTDELPLYTEHGYEGYARDTISR; encoded by the exons ATGGTGAAACACCAACCCTTACAGGTCTACGAGAGACAGCTGTGTTTGTCCTGCCTGACCGGGATCTATGGGTGCCGCTGGAAACGCTACCAACGCTCCCATGATGACAGCTCCAAG TGGGAGTGCTCCTGGTTCCTCATCCTGTGCTCCTcgtttctcctcctcctcgtctgGTTCTACTTTTGGTGGGAGGCTCACAACGACTACAACGAGTTTAACTG GTTGTTATATAACCGATCAGGGGAGTGGAGCGATGGCACCATCCCCATTCTCGCCACCACACTTGTGGGATTCTCTTACACTGCATTTTTAATG ATTTTAGGCCTTTGCCATATCGCACTGGGGCAGCAGCTCAACCTTTACTGGATTCATAAG ATTGGTGTGTTGGCTGTCCTTCTCACTACCATTACAGGCGTGGTGTCCATCGATGACATATGGAGGGATGAATGGGACATCATCCTCATCTCGCTGCAG TATCCCATGTGGTGGTTTTATGTTTGTATCCAGTCGACTGGACCCTTCCTGCATGTTGGCGCCGTGGCTGCCATGACGGCATTGGGGTGGATCGTCGCCGGCCTGGTCGTGCGTGGAGAAAGAACGA gatttcAGATGCTGCTTCTCCTGCTGTATGTGTGCGTCCTCCTGGCTCTTTACCTGACTCCCCTCACCATCTCCTCCCCCTGCATCATGGACCGATCCGACCTGAAGCCACGGCCCTCAATCATTGGCCGCCGAGGAGCTCCAATG CTGGCTCCGGAGAACACCATCATGTCCTTCAACAAAGCCTTGCAGCAGAGAGTCAGCGGCTTTGAGGCCGACGTCACCATCAG TGCAGacggaatagccttcctgatgCGTGACCGTACACTGCGCCGCACCACAGATGTGGCTCGAGTCTTTCCTCAGCGGCAACACGACGACGCCTCGCTCTTCACCTGGTCTGAGATACGCTCTCTAAATGCTGGCCTGTGGTTTCTCagg GATGACCCCTACTGGATGACCCAGTTAATGTCCGTGAAGGAGCGAGGCCGAGCGGCCAATCAGACAGTGTGTAGTCTGGTGGAACTGCTGCGTCTGGCAGTGAAGACAAACCGCTCAGTGATGTTCAGCCTGCGTAGACCTCCACCTCAACACCCACGACACGAGGTCTGGATCAGCGACGCCCTAAAGGCTGTGCAGCGCTCCGGCATCCAGTCTGAACAG gtgaTGTGGATGGCAGACTGGTACAGAAAGAAGGTGAGATCCGCTGTGCCTCTTCTGGAGCagatggtggaggaggaggaggtttcTGCAGAGGAGTTTAAAGAAAGGGGAATCCGTACAGTGAGCATACACTACAGCCAAGCTACACAAACCGAAATCAG CAGACGCTTGAGAGACCGCAACGTGAGCATGAACGTGTACCCGGTGAACGAGCCGTGGCTTTACTCAGTGTTGTGGTGCAGCGGCGTTCAGTCCGTCTCGTCCGACGCTCCTCACATCCTCCGCAAAGTGCCTCAGCCCATCTGGTTAATG agtcCAGACGTATACTGCGTAATATGGATCATGGCTGATTTAATATCTGCAGCAGTCATAATAGGAATATTTATATTACAGAA GTGGAGGATGAGCGGGATGCGCAGCTACAACCCAGAGCAGATCATGCTGAGCGCCGTGGTACGGAGACCCAGCCGTGACGTCAACATCATGAAGGAGAAGCTCATCTTTTCAG AAATAAACAACGGCGTCAGCAGCACAGACGAGCTGCCTCTCTACACCGAGCACGGATATGAAGGATACGCACGCGACACCATTTCCCGCTGA
- the gdpd5a gene encoding glycerophosphodiester phosphodiesterase domain-containing protein 5 isoform X3: MVKHQPLQVYERQLCLSCLTGIYGCRWKRYQRSHDDSSKWECSWFLILCSSFLLLLVWFYFWWEAHNDYNEFNWLLYNRSGEWSDGTIPILATTLVGFSYTAFLMILGLCHIALGQQLNLYWIHKIGVLAVLLTTITGVVSIDDIWRDEWDIILISLQSTGPFLHVGAVAAMTALGWIVAGLVVRGERTRFQMLLLLLYVCVLLALYLTPLTISSPCIMDRSDLKPRPSIIGRRGAPMLAPENTIMSFNKALQQRVSGFEADVTISADGIAFLMRDRTLRRTTDVARVFPQRQHDDASLFTWSEIRSLNAGLWFLRDDPYWMTQLMSVKERGRAANQTVCSLVELLRLAVKTNRSVMFSLRRPPPQHPRHEVWISDALKAVQRSGIQSEQVMWMADWYRKKVRSAVPLLEQMVEEEEVSAEEFKERGIRTVSIHYSQATQTEISRRLRDRNVSMNVYPVNEPWLYSVLWCSGVQSVSSDAPHILRKVPQPIWLMSPDVYCVIWIMADLISAAVIIGIFILQKWRMSGMRSYNPEQIMLSAVVRRPSRDVNIMKEKLIFSEINNGVSSTDELPLYTEHGYEGYARDTISR; encoded by the exons ATGGTGAAACACCAACCCTTACAGGTCTACGAGAGACAGCTGTGTTTGTCCTGCCTGACCGGGATCTATGGGTGCCGCTGGAAACGCTACCAACGCTCCCATGATGACAGCTCCAAG TGGGAGTGCTCCTGGTTCCTCATCCTGTGCTCCTcgtttctcctcctcctcgtctgGTTCTACTTTTGGTGGGAGGCTCACAACGACTACAACGAGTTTAACTG GTTGTTATATAACCGATCAGGGGAGTGGAGCGATGGCACCATCCCCATTCTCGCCACCACACTTGTGGGATTCTCTTACACTGCATTTTTAATG ATTTTAGGCCTTTGCCATATCGCACTGGGGCAGCAGCTCAACCTTTACTGGATTCATAAG ATTGGTGTGTTGGCTGTCCTTCTCACTACCATTACAGGCGTGGTGTCCATCGATGACATATGGAGGGATGAATGGGACATCATCCTCATCTCGCTGCAG TCGACTGGACCCTTCCTGCATGTTGGCGCCGTGGCTGCCATGACGGCATTGGGGTGGATCGTCGCCGGCCTGGTCGTGCGTGGAGAAAGAACGA gatttcAGATGCTGCTTCTCCTGCTGTATGTGTGCGTCCTCCTGGCTCTTTACCTGACTCCCCTCACCATCTCCTCCCCCTGCATCATGGACCGATCCGACCTGAAGCCACGGCCCTCAATCATTGGCCGCCGAGGAGCTCCAATG CTGGCTCCGGAGAACACCATCATGTCCTTCAACAAAGCCTTGCAGCAGAGAGTCAGCGGCTTTGAGGCCGACGTCACCATCAG TGCAGacggaatagccttcctgatgCGTGACCGTACACTGCGCCGCACCACAGATGTGGCTCGAGTCTTTCCTCAGCGGCAACACGACGACGCCTCGCTCTTCACCTGGTCTGAGATACGCTCTCTAAATGCTGGCCTGTGGTTTCTCagg GATGACCCCTACTGGATGACCCAGTTAATGTCCGTGAAGGAGCGAGGCCGAGCGGCCAATCAGACAGTGTGTAGTCTGGTGGAACTGCTGCGTCTGGCAGTGAAGACAAACCGCTCAGTGATGTTCAGCCTGCGTAGACCTCCACCTCAACACCCACGACACGAGGTCTGGATCAGCGACGCCCTAAAGGCTGTGCAGCGCTCCGGCATCCAGTCTGAACAG gtgaTGTGGATGGCAGACTGGTACAGAAAGAAGGTGAGATCCGCTGTGCCTCTTCTGGAGCagatggtggaggaggaggaggtttcTGCAGAGGAGTTTAAAGAAAGGGGAATCCGTACAGTGAGCATACACTACAGCCAAGCTACACAAACCGAAATCAG CAGACGCTTGAGAGACCGCAACGTGAGCATGAACGTGTACCCGGTGAACGAGCCGTGGCTTTACTCAGTGTTGTGGTGCAGCGGCGTTCAGTCCGTCTCGTCCGACGCTCCTCACATCCTCCGCAAAGTGCCTCAGCCCATCTGGTTAATG agtcCAGACGTATACTGCGTAATATGGATCATGGCTGATTTAATATCTGCAGCAGTCATAATAGGAATATTTATATTACAGAA GTGGAGGATGAGCGGGATGCGCAGCTACAACCCAGAGCAGATCATGCTGAGCGCCGTGGTACGGAGACCCAGCCGTGACGTCAACATCATGAAGGAGAAGCTCATCTTTTCAG AAATAAACAACGGCGTCAGCAGCACAGACGAGCTGCCTCTCTACACCGAGCACGGATATGAAGGATACGCACGCGACACCATTTCCCGCTGA
- the gdpd5a gene encoding glycerophosphodiester phosphodiesterase domain-containing protein 5 isoform X2, giving the protein MVKHQPLQVYERQLCLSCLTGIYGCRWKRYQRSHDDSSKWECSWFLILCSSFLLLLVWFYFWWEAHNDYNEFNWLLYNRSGEWSDGTIPILATTLVGFSYTAFLMILGLCHIALGQQLNLYWIHKIGVLAVLLTTITGVVSIDDIWRDEWDIILISLQYPMWWFYVCIQSTGPFLHVGAVAAMTALGWIVAGLVVRGERTRFQMLLLLLYVCVLLALYLTPLTISSPCIMDRSDLKPRPSIIGRRGAPMLAPENTIMSFNKALQQRVSGFEADVTISADGIAFLMRDRTLRRTTDVARVFPQRQHDDASLFTWSEIRSLNAGLWFLRDDPYWMTQLMSVKERGRAANQTVCSLVELLRLAVKTNRSVMFSLRRPPPQHPRHEVWISDALKAVQRSGIQSEQVMWMADWYRKKVRSAVPLLEQMVEEEEVSAEEFKERGIRTVSIHYSQATQTEIRRLRDRNVSMNVYPVNEPWLYSVLWCSGVQSVSSDAPHILRKVPQPIWLMSPDVYCVIWIMADLISAAVIIGIFILQKWRMSGMRSYNPEQIMLSAVVRRPSRDVNIMKEKLIFSEINNGVSSTDELPLYTEHGYEGYARDTISR; this is encoded by the exons ATGGTGAAACACCAACCCTTACAGGTCTACGAGAGACAGCTGTGTTTGTCCTGCCTGACCGGGATCTATGGGTGCCGCTGGAAACGCTACCAACGCTCCCATGATGACAGCTCCAAG TGGGAGTGCTCCTGGTTCCTCATCCTGTGCTCCTcgtttctcctcctcctcgtctgGTTCTACTTTTGGTGGGAGGCTCACAACGACTACAACGAGTTTAACTG GTTGTTATATAACCGATCAGGGGAGTGGAGCGATGGCACCATCCCCATTCTCGCCACCACACTTGTGGGATTCTCTTACACTGCATTTTTAATG ATTTTAGGCCTTTGCCATATCGCACTGGGGCAGCAGCTCAACCTTTACTGGATTCATAAG ATTGGTGTGTTGGCTGTCCTTCTCACTACCATTACAGGCGTGGTGTCCATCGATGACATATGGAGGGATGAATGGGACATCATCCTCATCTCGCTGCAG TATCCCATGTGGTGGTTTTATGTTTGTATCCAGTCGACTGGACCCTTCCTGCATGTTGGCGCCGTGGCTGCCATGACGGCATTGGGGTGGATCGTCGCCGGCCTGGTCGTGCGTGGAGAAAGAACGA gatttcAGATGCTGCTTCTCCTGCTGTATGTGTGCGTCCTCCTGGCTCTTTACCTGACTCCCCTCACCATCTCCTCCCCCTGCATCATGGACCGATCCGACCTGAAGCCACGGCCCTCAATCATTGGCCGCCGAGGAGCTCCAATG CTGGCTCCGGAGAACACCATCATGTCCTTCAACAAAGCCTTGCAGCAGAGAGTCAGCGGCTTTGAGGCCGACGTCACCATCAG TGCAGacggaatagccttcctgatgCGTGACCGTACACTGCGCCGCACCACAGATGTGGCTCGAGTCTTTCCTCAGCGGCAACACGACGACGCCTCGCTCTTCACCTGGTCTGAGATACGCTCTCTAAATGCTGGCCTGTGGTTTCTCagg GATGACCCCTACTGGATGACCCAGTTAATGTCCGTGAAGGAGCGAGGCCGAGCGGCCAATCAGACAGTGTGTAGTCTGGTGGAACTGCTGCGTCTGGCAGTGAAGACAAACCGCTCAGTGATGTTCAGCCTGCGTAGACCTCCACCTCAACACCCACGACACGAGGTCTGGATCAGCGACGCCCTAAAGGCTGTGCAGCGCTCCGGCATCCAGTCTGAACAG gtgaTGTGGATGGCAGACTGGTACAGAAAGAAGGTGAGATCCGCTGTGCCTCTTCTGGAGCagatggtggaggaggaggaggtttcTGCAGAGGAGTTTAAAGAAAGGGGAATCCGTACAGTGAGCATACACTACAGCCAAGCTACACAAACCGAAATCAG ACGCTTGAGAGACCGCAACGTGAGCATGAACGTGTACCCGGTGAACGAGCCGTGGCTTTACTCAGTGTTGTGGTGCAGCGGCGTTCAGTCCGTCTCGTCCGACGCTCCTCACATCCTCCGCAAAGTGCCTCAGCCCATCTGGTTAATG agtcCAGACGTATACTGCGTAATATGGATCATGGCTGATTTAATATCTGCAGCAGTCATAATAGGAATATTTATATTACAGAA GTGGAGGATGAGCGGGATGCGCAGCTACAACCCAGAGCAGATCATGCTGAGCGCCGTGGTACGGAGACCCAGCCGTGACGTCAACATCATGAAGGAGAAGCTCATCTTTTCAG AAATAAACAACGGCGTCAGCAGCACAGACGAGCTGCCTCTCTACACCGAGCACGGATATGAAGGATACGCACGCGACACCATTTCCCGCTGA
- the gdpd5a gene encoding glycerophosphodiester phosphodiesterase domain-containing protein 5 isoform X4: MVKHQPLQVYERQLCLSCLTGIYGCRWKRYQRSHDDSSKWECSWFLILCSSFLLLLVWFYFWWEAHNDYNEFNWLLYNRSGEWSDGTIPILATTLVGFSYTAFLMILGLCHIALGQQLNLYWIHKIGVLAVLLTTITGVVSIDDIWRDEWDIILISLQSTGPFLHVGAVAAMTALGWIVAGLVVRGERTRFQMLLLLLYVCVLLALYLTPLTISSPCIMDRSDLKPRPSIIGRRGAPMLAPENTIMSFNKALQQRVSGFEADVTISADGIAFLMRDRTLRRTTDVARVFPQRQHDDASLFTWSEIRSLNAGLWFLRDDPYWMTQLMSVKERGRAANQTVCSLVELLRLAVKTNRSVMFSLRRPPPQHPRHEVWISDALKAVQRSGIQSEQVMWMADWYRKKVRSAVPLLEQMVEEEEVSAEEFKERGIRTVSIHYSQATQTEIRRLRDRNVSMNVYPVNEPWLYSVLWCSGVQSVSSDAPHILRKVPQPIWLMSPDVYCVIWIMADLISAAVIIGIFILQKWRMSGMRSYNPEQIMLSAVVRRPSRDVNIMKEKLIFSEINNGVSSTDELPLYTEHGYEGYARDTISR; this comes from the exons ATGGTGAAACACCAACCCTTACAGGTCTACGAGAGACAGCTGTGTTTGTCCTGCCTGACCGGGATCTATGGGTGCCGCTGGAAACGCTACCAACGCTCCCATGATGACAGCTCCAAG TGGGAGTGCTCCTGGTTCCTCATCCTGTGCTCCTcgtttctcctcctcctcgtctgGTTCTACTTTTGGTGGGAGGCTCACAACGACTACAACGAGTTTAACTG GTTGTTATATAACCGATCAGGGGAGTGGAGCGATGGCACCATCCCCATTCTCGCCACCACACTTGTGGGATTCTCTTACACTGCATTTTTAATG ATTTTAGGCCTTTGCCATATCGCACTGGGGCAGCAGCTCAACCTTTACTGGATTCATAAG ATTGGTGTGTTGGCTGTCCTTCTCACTACCATTACAGGCGTGGTGTCCATCGATGACATATGGAGGGATGAATGGGACATCATCCTCATCTCGCTGCAG TCGACTGGACCCTTCCTGCATGTTGGCGCCGTGGCTGCCATGACGGCATTGGGGTGGATCGTCGCCGGCCTGGTCGTGCGTGGAGAAAGAACGA gatttcAGATGCTGCTTCTCCTGCTGTATGTGTGCGTCCTCCTGGCTCTTTACCTGACTCCCCTCACCATCTCCTCCCCCTGCATCATGGACCGATCCGACCTGAAGCCACGGCCCTCAATCATTGGCCGCCGAGGAGCTCCAATG CTGGCTCCGGAGAACACCATCATGTCCTTCAACAAAGCCTTGCAGCAGAGAGTCAGCGGCTTTGAGGCCGACGTCACCATCAG TGCAGacggaatagccttcctgatgCGTGACCGTACACTGCGCCGCACCACAGATGTGGCTCGAGTCTTTCCTCAGCGGCAACACGACGACGCCTCGCTCTTCACCTGGTCTGAGATACGCTCTCTAAATGCTGGCCTGTGGTTTCTCagg GATGACCCCTACTGGATGACCCAGTTAATGTCCGTGAAGGAGCGAGGCCGAGCGGCCAATCAGACAGTGTGTAGTCTGGTGGAACTGCTGCGTCTGGCAGTGAAGACAAACCGCTCAGTGATGTTCAGCCTGCGTAGACCTCCACCTCAACACCCACGACACGAGGTCTGGATCAGCGACGCCCTAAAGGCTGTGCAGCGCTCCGGCATCCAGTCTGAACAG gtgaTGTGGATGGCAGACTGGTACAGAAAGAAGGTGAGATCCGCTGTGCCTCTTCTGGAGCagatggtggaggaggaggaggtttcTGCAGAGGAGTTTAAAGAAAGGGGAATCCGTACAGTGAGCATACACTACAGCCAAGCTACACAAACCGAAATCAG ACGCTTGAGAGACCGCAACGTGAGCATGAACGTGTACCCGGTGAACGAGCCGTGGCTTTACTCAGTGTTGTGGTGCAGCGGCGTTCAGTCCGTCTCGTCCGACGCTCCTCACATCCTCCGCAAAGTGCCTCAGCCCATCTGGTTAATG agtcCAGACGTATACTGCGTAATATGGATCATGGCTGATTTAATATCTGCAGCAGTCATAATAGGAATATTTATATTACAGAA GTGGAGGATGAGCGGGATGCGCAGCTACAACCCAGAGCAGATCATGCTGAGCGCCGTGGTACGGAGACCCAGCCGTGACGTCAACATCATGAAGGAGAAGCTCATCTTTTCAG AAATAAACAACGGCGTCAGCAGCACAGACGAGCTGCCTCTCTACACCGAGCACGGATATGAAGGATACGCACGCGACACCATTTCCCGCTGA